The following are encoded in a window of Longibacter salinarum genomic DNA:
- a CDS encoding RagB/SusD family nutrient uptake outer membrane protein: MKSPSLYFSLILVFCLASCDGFLYQEPTTEIARTEALSDIESVESSLYGAYNLTMRSGDAYRGFLTYYGDLTGGNVTINPGLTTEAETELRRIEAFNSIPDLTVETYTDLYAILNAVNNVINAVPTVPDGTQAQKDRILGQALGLRALVHFDLVRIFAQPYNYTDDASHVGIVVLTESPRPDEEVPRSTVRDAYEQIVDDLERSIDLLEGESFDPVFVSATSAQALLARVRLYQGEWAKVVTLSNAVIESGATDLAPTEDMREMWQNDYVRNEYLLRLDGSGYATYTLSSDWGNRVSDTSPVLSATTDIIDLYDDADVRGRGPDGLIQPVVDEGDTLLSTQKYPEPSTQEPNDIGVLRLSEVYLNRAEAYANLNRPDPAREDLNTIRLRANPDADPVTASGDALLEAILEERRRELAFEGHLLFDRTRYEEDVTRRYCSGEPSCNEAYPSPRFVLPIPRDAMNANDALRQNDEY, from the coding sequence CATCGAAAGTGTGGAGAGCTCGCTCTACGGCGCATACAACCTCACGATGCGCAGCGGGGACGCGTATCGCGGCTTTCTGACGTATTATGGCGACCTGACCGGCGGCAACGTTACGATCAATCCGGGGCTCACGACTGAGGCCGAGACGGAGCTGCGTCGGATCGAGGCGTTCAACAGCATTCCGGATCTCACGGTCGAGACCTACACGGATCTATACGCGATTCTGAACGCAGTCAATAACGTGATCAATGCGGTGCCGACGGTCCCTGACGGAACGCAGGCGCAGAAGGATCGCATCCTCGGTCAGGCGCTCGGTCTCCGCGCGCTCGTTCACTTCGATCTGGTTCGCATCTTTGCGCAGCCCTACAACTACACCGACGATGCGTCACACGTAGGCATTGTTGTCCTCACCGAGTCGCCGCGCCCGGATGAGGAAGTGCCGCGCTCGACCGTTCGGGATGCCTACGAGCAAATCGTGGACGACCTGGAGCGATCGATCGACCTGTTAGAAGGCGAGTCGTTCGACCCGGTCTTCGTTTCCGCCACGAGCGCACAGGCGCTGCTGGCACGAGTTCGCCTGTATCAGGGGGAGTGGGCGAAGGTTGTGACGCTCAGCAACGCGGTAATCGAGAGCGGGGCCACGGACCTGGCTCCGACCGAGGACATGCGGGAGATGTGGCAAAACGACTACGTCCGCAATGAATACCTGCTGCGCCTGGACGGGTCTGGCTACGCCACGTACACGCTGTCGAGTGACTGGGGCAACCGCGTATCCGACACCAGTCCGGTACTCAGCGCGACGACTGACATCATCGATCTGTATGATGACGCGGACGTTCGGGGCCGGGGCCCGGACGGGCTGATTCAGCCGGTGGTCGATGAGGGCGACACGCTCCTTAGCACACAGAAATATCCCGAGCCGTCGACGCAGGAGCCGAACGACATCGGCGTTCTGCGGCTGTCAGAGGTGTACCTCAACCGGGCGGAGGCCTACGCCAACCTGAATCGCCCGGACCCGGCGCGCGAGGACCTGAACACGATTCGGCTCCGCGCCAATCCCGATGCCGATCCGGTGACAGCATCCGGTGACGCCCTTCTCGAGGCGATCCTAGAAGAGCGGCGTCGCGAACTCGCGTTCGAGGGACACCTCTTGTTCGATCGGACGCGCTACGAGGAAGATGTGACTCGCCGGTACTGTTCAGGCGAACCATCCTGCAACGAGGCGTACCCGAGCCCGCGGTTCGTCCTCCCGATCCCGCGTGACGCGATGAACGCCAACGACGCACTCCGGCAAAACGACGAGTACTGA
- a CDS encoding Calx-beta domain-containing protein, giving the protein MTYRSMFSALRRSLLPACLLSIALLFAACDSNDMAMQTTVEFGQDTYQVSEAGQSLDVEVVLDSPASEEVTIPITVGGSAIAGVDYEEPASDDVTIASGSTSGTFTITPIDNASIDDQDRTIELLIDADEVDGYTGGATAGATVTITDDEMVGSFTVSFQEASYETNEYNQDTLDVLVEVNQPAPANLQLDFQTGGTATSENYELLNNSIEILAGETLDTIQVAVKDTRSYGESETLTLTLQTPANDAVTIGGTTETDITIVNPVADIATYAPDEDFARLYTYNTFSDVAVPETGRLNTDPSAGVIFDESFAFTIVPVREDPSADPNVFGFGSFLWSEDDFTRSTNMLNMVEFYDDGEQPNTVDEGVSSASAGLYYPSLFRLTPDGPGATTGTVELVQDEIRVYKPDQTDDGVTNPESFVIGISSEGGTYNETEGTINITITFDETAVNNGFVTRRFELSDRRPSS; this is encoded by the coding sequence ATGACGTACCGTTCCATGTTTTCCGCGCTTCGCCGATCGCTATTGCCGGCCTGTCTCCTGTCCATCGCTCTGTTGTTCGCCGCGTGCGACAGTAACGACATGGCCATGCAAACCACTGTAGAGTTTGGTCAGGACACCTACCAGGTGTCGGAAGCCGGGCAGAGTCTCGACGTAGAGGTCGTGCTCGATTCGCCGGCCTCGGAAGAGGTAACGATTCCGATCACTGTGGGCGGCTCGGCCATTGCCGGCGTCGATTATGAGGAACCCGCATCCGACGACGTGACCATCGCGTCCGGTAGCACGTCTGGCACGTTCACGATTACGCCGATCGACAATGCCTCCATCGACGATCAGGATCGAACCATTGAGCTTCTGATCGACGCCGACGAAGTGGACGGCTACACCGGTGGCGCGACCGCAGGGGCAACGGTGACCATCACCGACGATGAGATGGTGGGCTCTTTCACCGTCTCGTTCCAGGAGGCGAGCTACGAGACGAACGAATACAATCAGGACACGCTCGACGTGCTGGTTGAAGTGAACCAGCCGGCCCCGGCAAATCTGCAGCTTGACTTCCAGACCGGTGGAACCGCAACGAGTGAAAACTATGAGCTCCTGAACAACTCCATCGAGATTCTCGCTGGCGAGACGCTGGATACCATTCAGGTCGCTGTTAAAGACACACGCAGTTACGGGGAAAGCGAAACCCTGACGTTGACGCTGCAGACGCCTGCGAACGACGCCGTCACGATCGGTGGGACAACGGAGACGGACATCACAATCGTGAACCCGGTCGCCGACATCGCGACGTACGCTCCCGATGAGGACTTCGCACGCCTCTACACCTACAACACATTCAGCGACGTCGCCGTCCCGGAGACCGGCCGACTCAATACGGATCCTTCCGCAGGGGTCATCTTCGATGAGTCGTTTGCCTTCACGATCGTCCCCGTCCGAGAAGATCCATCGGCCGACCCGAATGTCTTCGGCTTTGGCTCCTTCCTCTGGAGCGAAGATGACTTCACCCGCAGCACCAATATGCTGAACATGGTGGAGTTCTACGACGACGGCGAGCAGCCGAACACCGTCGATGAAGGCGTCTCTTCTGCATCGGCCGGTCTGTACTACCCGAGCCTTTTCCGTCTCACACCCGATGGACCGGGCGCGACGACCGGAACGGTTGAGTTAGTGCAAGACGAGATCCGTGTGTACAAGCCCGATCAGACGGATGATGGCGTCACGAATCCTGAAAGCTTCGTGATTGGCATCAGCAGCGAGGGCGGCACCTACAACGAAACCGAAGGTACGATCAACATCACGATCACCTTCGACGAGACCGCCGTGAACAACGGCTTCGTGACGCGGCGCTTCGAGCTAAGTGACCGGCGCCCGAGCTCCTGA
- a CDS encoding cytochrome-c peroxidase yields the protein MRSSLLIGLVVVVLGVFFYQMSSWPIQADAVPAIIRTYKGPQGGWPAPHLSEDVSHRPLAPLPDVEYPANNPYSETKEDLGKKLFFDPRLSSSGTLACASCHDPDLGWSDGRRRSFGHARREGQRNSMTVLNAAYYDHLFWDGRAEDLEEQAMTAIAGPREMNQGLDLVGEGIRDLPDYPRLFQQSFGDSTINAQRIAKAIATFERGITSRRSDFDRFLQGNRDAMTDRQIYGLHVFRTTGQCMNCHNGALLSDDKFHNLGQSHLGRPSEDLGRFLVTGDTSDVGKFRTPSLRDVTYTGPYLHHGLIFNLREVIDMYDRGMPQVIPKKEAGNPLYPETSPLLEPLDLSEREIEALLDFLEAISTRPRRMSAPELPGMERNDA from the coding sequence ATGAGATCTAGCCTCCTGATCGGCCTGGTCGTGGTCGTCTTGGGTGTCTTCTTCTATCAAATGAGCAGCTGGCCGATTCAGGCCGATGCCGTTCCTGCCATCATCCGGACCTACAAAGGACCGCAGGGCGGGTGGCCAGCGCCTCATCTGTCCGAGGACGTTTCCCATCGACCTCTTGCCCCGCTTCCGGACGTGGAGTATCCAGCGAATAACCCGTACTCAGAGACAAAAGAGGATCTCGGAAAAAAGCTCTTCTTCGACCCGCGGCTCTCTTCATCTGGTACGCTCGCTTGCGCAAGTTGCCACGATCCGGATCTTGGTTGGAGTGACGGACGACGACGCTCGTTTGGCCATGCCCGGCGTGAGGGACAGCGAAACAGTATGACGGTCCTGAACGCGGCATACTACGATCACCTTTTCTGGGACGGACGCGCGGAGGACCTTGAAGAGCAGGCCATGACCGCCATCGCGGGCCCGCGCGAAATGAATCAGGGTCTCGACCTTGTTGGGGAAGGCATCCGTGACCTACCGGACTACCCTCGCTTATTTCAGCAGAGCTTCGGCGATTCGACCATCAACGCGCAGCGCATCGCGAAGGCGATTGCAACGTTCGAGCGCGGCATCACCAGTCGGAGGAGCGACTTCGATCGTTTCCTGCAGGGGAATCGTGACGCCATGACCGATCGTCAGATTTACGGCCTGCATGTCTTCCGCACGACGGGGCAGTGTATGAACTGCCACAACGGCGCCCTGCTGTCCGACGACAAATTCCACAACCTGGGCCAGTCCCATCTCGGACGACCTTCGGAGGACTTGGGTCGGTTCCTGGTCACAGGGGATACATCCGACGTCGGCAAATTTAGAACGCCGTCCCTTCGGGATGTGACGTACACCGGTCCCTACTTGCACCACGGATTGATCTTTAACCTGCGGGAGGTAATTGACATGTACGACCGCGGCATGCCGCAGGTTATTCCGAAAAAGGAAGCGGGAAACCCGCTGTACCCGGAGACCTCGCCACTGCTTGAGCCGCTGGATTTATCGGAGCGAGAGATCGAGGCGTTACTCGATTTTTTGGAGGCAATCTCGACTCGTCCACGCCGGATGTCGGCACCGGAACTGCCGGGGATGGAGCGAAACGACGCGTAG
- a CDS encoding glycosyltransferase family 4 protein produces MRLLFVSHSLPPEGRPMDNIGGMQRVAMKLHESLNLRDAESSAFDYDAVLLRSSWSWTHVKVLPFLLWAAWVIAKKARRDDVDVVLFSSMVTAALAVPLRPLLRRYGVRTAAIVHGLDVTTPFPPYQWFVPKVFDALDLVLPVSRATGEACTQRGLPDHKLQVVPNGIDPDRFRAPSDRATRRHLLTDALGPLPDDALLLCSVGRQVERKGFEWFIRNVMPDLPEDVHYWLAGDGPQTESIDAAIRENGLGDRVRLLGRISDADLARLYRGADLFVMPNVPVPGDMEGFGVVMLEAGQCGTPAIASRLEGIRDVITDGMNGHLVEPESPSAFRQTILRYHDAPDELAGFSRRARTHTQATFGWPAVAEQYIQVLRGLTDGHR; encoded by the coding sequence GTGCGCCTTCTCTTCGTATCTCACTCGCTCCCGCCTGAAGGTCGACCGATGGACAACATCGGCGGCATGCAGCGAGTCGCCATGAAGCTCCACGAATCGCTGAACCTTCGCGACGCGGAAAGCTCGGCCTTCGACTACGACGCCGTCCTCCTTCGCTCCTCATGGAGCTGGACGCACGTCAAGGTCCTACCCTTCCTGCTATGGGCTGCCTGGGTGATTGCGAAGAAGGCGCGGCGCGATGACGTCGATGTCGTGTTGTTTTCCTCCATGGTCACAGCCGCTCTGGCCGTTCCCCTGCGCCCCCTTCTCCGTCGATACGGCGTACGCACGGCCGCAATTGTTCACGGCCTGGACGTCACGACACCCTTTCCGCCGTATCAGTGGTTCGTACCGAAGGTCTTCGACGCTCTTGACCTCGTTCTCCCCGTCAGCCGGGCAACGGGAGAGGCGTGCACCCAACGAGGACTGCCCGATCACAAGCTGCAGGTGGTCCCAAACGGCATCGACCCCGACCGCTTCCGGGCGCCGTCCGACCGCGCGACGCGTCGCCACCTTCTCACGGACGCCCTCGGTCCGCTCCCGGACGATGCGCTTCTCCTCTGCAGCGTCGGGCGGCAGGTCGAACGCAAGGGCTTCGAGTGGTTCATCCGAAACGTGATGCCCGACCTCCCCGAGGACGTGCACTACTGGTTGGCCGGCGACGGACCGCAGACCGAGTCCATCGACGCCGCCATCCGTGAAAACGGGCTTGGCGACCGGGTGCGACTGCTGGGACGCATATCCGACGCGGATCTCGCACGACTGTACCGCGGCGCCGATCTGTTCGTGATGCCGAATGTGCCGGTGCCGGGCGACATGGAAGGATTCGGCGTGGTGATGCTGGAAGCGGGTCAGTGTGGAACGCCGGCGATCGCCTCCCGACTGGAGGGCATCCGCGACGTGATCACCGACGGCATGAATGGCCACCTCGTCGAGCCGGAGTCACCAAGCGCCTTCCGGCAGACCATCCTCCGGTACCACGACGCGCCGGATGAACTTGCCGGCTTCTCCCGTCGCGCTCGCACCCATACGCAGGCAACCTTCGGCTGGCCAGCGGTCGCGGAGCAGTACATCCAGGTGCTCCGAGGACTCACCGACGGGCACAGATAA
- a CDS encoding glycosyltransferase family 4 protein, whose translation MTDSVPAPSSSPKRVALFTGAYNHIADGVSLTLNRLVRHLETKEHVEVRVFAPTVENPPVDHAGTLIPVPSISAPGRSEYRLSLGITPSVRRALDDFAPTLFHIATPDILGYHALRTAQSWHVPVVASYHTHFSSYLRYYRLGWLERAVWAYLRHFYQKCRHTYVPSTAMANILKDHGITDGLHLWQRGVETDRFNPSRRSDEWRQQHDLDDRPVLAFVSRLVWEKGLHVFADVVRRLEDENVPHQSLIVGDGPARAELEEKLPNTVFTGYLEGTELATAYASSDVFLFPSDTETFGNVTLEAMASGLPTVCADAVGSRDLVVDGTTGHLCPPDDTDAFTDAVRHLLTDAGGRTAMGEAALERAQDFRWEAILSKMNDYYDAALVGDTTFSV comes from the coding sequence ATGACTGACTCCGTCCCAGCTCCGTCATCCAGCCCGAAGCGCGTCGCGCTTTTTACCGGCGCCTACAATCACATCGCGGATGGCGTGTCGCTGACGCTCAACCGGCTCGTGCGGCATCTGGAGACGAAGGAGCACGTCGAGGTTCGAGTTTTCGCCCCGACCGTCGAGAATCCGCCGGTCGATCACGCCGGGACGCTCATTCCGGTGCCCTCCATTTCTGCTCCCGGACGCAGCGAGTACCGACTCTCTCTCGGGATCACGCCATCGGTTCGGCGGGCACTCGACGACTTCGCCCCCACGCTCTTCCATATCGCGACGCCGGATATTCTCGGCTACCACGCGCTCCGTACGGCGCAGTCGTGGCACGTACCGGTCGTGGCGTCCTACCACACGCACTTCAGTTCGTACCTCCGGTACTACCGACTCGGCTGGTTGGAACGAGCGGTCTGGGCGTATCTCCGGCACTTTTACCAGAAATGCCGCCACACGTACGTACCGTCCACCGCCATGGCGAACATCCTGAAGGACCACGGCATCACGGATGGACTTCACCTGTGGCAGCGAGGCGTCGAAACCGACCGATTCAACCCGTCGCGTCGCTCTGACGAATGGCGACAGCAACACGATTTGGACGATCGTCCGGTGCTAGCATTTGTCAGTCGTCTCGTCTGGGAGAAAGGCCTGCATGTCTTCGCCGATGTCGTGCGGCGCCTTGAAGACGAGAATGTGCCGCATCAAAGCCTGATCGTGGGCGACGGTCCAGCCCGTGCCGAGCTCGAAGAGAAGCTTCCGAACACCGTCTTTACCGGATACCTTGAGGGAACCGAGCTTGCCACCGCGTACGCTTCGTCCGATGTCTTCCTTTTCCCCAGCGATACGGAGACATTCGGCAACGTGACACTCGAAGCCATGGCCTCCGGACTCCCGACCGTCTGCGCAGATGCCGTCGGGAGCCGCGACCTTGTCGTAGACGGCACGACCGGTCACCTCTGCCCACCGGATGACACCGACGCCTTCACCGATGCCGTGCGTCACCTCCTGACCGACGCCGGTGGTCGCACTGCGATGGGCGAGGCTGCACTGGAACGAGCACAGGATTTTCGATGGGAGGCCATCCTCTCAAAGATGAACGACTACTACGACGCCGCCCTCGTCGGCGATACTACCTTCTCCGTGTGA